The Caulobacter sp. 73W region CTCGAAGCCCTTGGCCTTCAGCAGGGCGTCATAGGCCTGCAGGCAGCCCACGGTGGTGCCGTGATGGCCGGTGCCGAACGCCGCGCCGGCTTCGATCCGCAGGTTGACGTTGTTGGGCGAGGTGCGGCCCTTGTCGTGAACGCCATAGACGAAGAAGCGGCCGGCTCGCACGGGCGGCAGGCCCGACAGCGCCATGGCCAGCCAGTCGGCGTCGGCCAGAGCATCGACGGTAGTCTTGAGGGTCGGGAATTCGGCGAGCTGTGTCTTCAGCGCCTCGACTTCCTCGTCGGAGGTAGGGAAGGCGTCGATCCGCCAGATGCCGCGGTCTTCGTCCTCTTCCAGGATCGAATAGGTCGCGCCTTCGAGGGCGATGTTGGCGTCGATGGCGTCGGCGGCGGCCTCGGCGTCGGCGCGAGGGCCCCGGGCGATGATCTGGAAGGCTTGCTGGCTCATGCCGCCCGCATAGTCGAGACGGCGGTGAAAAGCGAGACTCAGGCGGGGTCGATGATCGGAATCACGGCGATGACCTCGCTCGCCTTCGGCGCATCGATGATGCCGCCGCCCTGGCTGGGATAGCGCGGCTCGGCCATCTCCGGCGCGGAGGCGGGCTCCATCGGCTCGGCGGGCTGGTCGCTGGCCGCCATCTCATAGGGTTCGGCGTCGCCCATATAGGCCTCGACCACCACGGGCTCCGAGGCGCGCAGATAGTCGGTGCCGATCACCCACGGTCCAGTGGACGAATAGCTGGGGCCAGCGTCGGCCTGGTCGATGACGAGGCTGGACATCATGCCCGGCGGCGATGAGGTGATGTCGTTGGTGAACGCCTGCAGCGCGGGCTTCAATGCCGCGCCCATGGCCACGCCGCTGAACGCGGCCAGTGCGATTCCGTAAAACAGCGCCTTCATCACCCGCTCCTTGCGCCAGTGGAGCGCTTGAGCGGGTGAAAGGTTCAGTCGTCCTAGGCCGGATTTTCGGCCAGGCGCTTGTCGAGGTAGTTGCTGACCGATTTTTCCACGTCGGGCAGGTTCTCGGCCCAGAAGTGGCTGGCGCCGTCGACGACCTCGTGATCGATCACGATGCCCTTCTGGGTGCGCAGCTTGGACACCACGCGCTCGACTTCCACCGGGGGCACCACGGTGTCCGAGCCGCCGTGCAGGATCAGGCCGGAGGCCGGGCAGGGGGCCAGGAAGCTGAAGTCGTACATGTTGGTCGGCGGCGAGACGCTGATGAAGCCGTCCGTCTCGGGGCGACGCATCAAAAGCTGCATGCCGATATAGGCGCCGAAGCTGTAGCCGGCGACCCAGGTCTGCGAGGCGGCGGGGTTGTTGGCCTGCAGCCAGTCCAGCGCCGTGGCCGCGTCGGCCAGTTCGCCGATGCCGCTGTCGAACTCGCCCTGGCTGCGGCCGACGCCGCGGAAGTTGAAGCGCAGGGTCGAGAAACCGCGCTTCATGAACAGGTGATACAGCTGGACGGCCACCGGGTGGTTCATGTGACCGCCGGCCTTGGGATGCGGCGACAGGATCAGGGCGATCGGCGCGTTCTCGGCCTTACCGGGCGAGTACTGCCCTTCGATCCGCCCCGCGGCGCCGGTCAGAGTCACTCCAGGCATGGTCGCCCCTCGCTGCTTCAGCGCGCGTAATACTTGACCGCTGCGCTTGGTCTTCCTACATCGCGCATGTCAGCGCCGCCTGTTCGGCAGCAGCGGTCCGCGCGAAGTCGCGGCTTGTAGCACAGGCGGGCATTGATGCGCGGGAAATCTGCAAGGGGCGGAGACTAGGCATGCGCCTGAGCACCAAGGGCCGATACGCCGTGATGGCGATGACCGATCTGGCCGGCCGACAGGGGCTGCCGGACGACACGCGCGCCATCTCGCTGGCGGAGATCGCCGCCAGCCAGGAGATTTCGCTCTCCTATCTGGAGCAGCTCTTCGCTCGCCTGCGCCGCCATGGTCTGGTGAAAAGCGCCCGTGGTCCCGGCGGCGGCTATCGCTTGGCCCGTACCGCGGCCGATACCCGCATTTCCGAAATCATCCTGGCGGTGGACGAGCCGCTGCGGGCCACGCGTTGCGGCGGCCGTGGCGGTCCCAAGGGCTGCATGTCCAAGGGCGCGCGCTGCGTCACCCACGACCTGTGGGAAGAGATGGGCCGCCAGATCCACGACTACCTGGCCTCGGTCACCCTGGCCGACGTGCTGGACGGCAAGCTGCGCCGCGAGGTGATGGTCGCGGCATGACCTACCTGGACTACAACGCGACGGCGAAGGTGCGGCCTGAAGCGGCTGCTGCGGTCGCGCGCGCCCTGGAGGTCGGGGGCAATCCCTCGTCCGTCCATGCCGGCGGCCGCGCGGCGCGCGCCGCGGTCGAGGACGCCCGGGCGTCGGTCGCCGCTTTGGTTGGCGTCGTGCCGGGTTCGGTCACCTTCGTCAGCGGCGGCACCGAGGCCAACGCCCTGGCTATCGAGAGCGCGAAGGCGGCCAAGGTCGAGCGCATCATCATCAGCGCCGGCGAGCACGACGCGGTGGTGGAGAACGCCAGGCACAGCGGCTTGCCGGTCGAGGTGCTGCCCATCGATGCGAACGGCGTCGCCGACCTGGCGTGGTTGGCCGCCGAGTTGGTCAAGCCGGGCAAGGCCATGGTCTGCCTGATGCTGGCCAACAATGAGACGGGCGTGATCCAGCCGGTGGCCGACGCCTCCGTCCTGATGCGCGCCGCCGACGGCTGGCTGCACGTGGACGCGGTGCAGGCGGCCGGCAAGATCGCCATCGACTTCACCGCCCTGGGCGCGGACACCATGGCGCTGTCCAGCCACAAGATCGGCGGCCCGCAAGGGATCGGCGCCCTGGTCGCCGGGACCCGCGCGGTTCTGGCGCGTCGGCTGCACGGCGGCGGGCAGGAGCGGGGCCGTCGCGGCGGCACCGAGAACGTCCCCGGCATCGCCGGCTTCGGCGCGGCGGCGGCCGTGGCGGTCACCGAGATCGACGCGTTCGAGGCCCAGGCGGCCTGGCGCGACGCCTGCGCCGCGCGCGTGAAGGCGGCGGGCGCGGTCGTTCTGGGCGAGGGGGCGGCGCGTCTGCCCCAGACCCTTTGTTTCGCCGGCGAGGGTTTCTCGTCGGAACTGCAGGTCATGACCCTGGATCTTTCCGGGGTGATGGTCAGCGCGGGCGCGGCCTGCTCTTCCGGCAAGGTCAAGGCGAGCCGCGTGGTCGAGGCCATGGGACGGGACGATCTCGCCCCCTACGCCATCCGCGTCAGCGGGGGCTGGGCCACGACCGAAGAGGATTGGATCAAGTGCGGCGACGCCTGGCTTCAGGCCTGGGAGCGCTTCGGCGCCCGTCGTCGGGAGGTTGCGTAATGGTCGCCGTCAAGCAGACCGTCGAACATGTCGAGTCCCTGGAAGCCTACAAGCACGGCTTCATCACCGATATCGACCAGGAGTTCGCGCCCAAGGGTCTGAACGCCGACATCGTTCGCTTCATCTCGGCCAAGAAGGACGAGCCGGAGTGGATGCTGCAATGGCGTCTGGAGGCGTTCGAGCGCTGGCTGGCCATGGAAGAGCCGACCTGGGCGAAGGTGAACTTCCCCCGGATCGACTACCAGGACGCCTATTACTACGCCGCGCCGAAGACCAAGGACGGTCCGAAGAGCCTGGACGAGGTCGATCCGGAGCTGCTGGCCACCTACGCCAAGCTGGGCATCCCGCTGAAGGAGCAGGAAGTCCTGGCCGGCGTGCAGGGCGCGCCGAAGTACGCCGTGGACGCGGTGTTCGACAGCGTCTCGGTGGTGACCACCTTCAAGAAGGAGCTGGCCGCCGTCGGCGTGATCTTCTGCTCGATGAGCGAGGCGATCCGCGAACATCCGGAGCTGGTGAAAAAGTACCTGGGCTCGGTGGTGCCGACCTCGGACAACTATTTCGCCTGCTTGAACAGCGCGGTATTTTCCGACGGCTCGTTCGTCTATGTGCCGCCGGGCGTGCGCTGCCCCATGGAGCTATCGACCTATTTCCGCATCAATGCGGCGGAGAGCGGCCAGTTCGAGCGCACCCTGATCATCGTCGACAAGGGCGCCTACGTCTCCTACCTGGAAGGCTGCACGGCCCCGATGCGGGACGAGAACCAGCTGCACGCCGCCGTGGTCGAGCTGGTCGCCCTGGAAGACGCGGAGATCAAGTACTCCACCGTCCAGAACTGGTATCCGGGCGACCCGAAGACCGGGAAGGGCGGCATCTACAACTTCGTCACCAAGCGCGCCGACTGCCGCGGCGACCGCTCCAAGGTGTCGTGGACCCAGGTCGAGACCGGCTCGGCCGTGACCTGGAAGTATCCGTCCTGCGTCCTGCGCGGCAACGACAGCTCGGGCGAGTTCTACTCGATCGCCGTGACCAACGGCTTCCAGCAGGCCGACACCGGCACCAAGATGATCCATCTGGGCGCCAACACGAAGTCGCGCATCATCTCCAAGGGGATCAGCGCGGGTAAGTCGTCCAACACCTATCGCGGACTGGTCTCGGCCCATCCCAAGGCCAAGGGCGCACGTAACTTCACCCAGTGCGACAGTCTGCTGATCGGCAAGGATTGCGCGGCCCATACCGTGCCGTATGTCGAGGCGCGCAACGGCCAGACGGTCTTCGAGCACGAGGCGACCACCACCCGCCTGTCCGAGGACCAGCTTTTCTACGTCATGCAGCGCGGGCTGAACCAGGAAGAGGCCGTGGCCCTGCTGGTCAACGGCTTCGTCAAGGACGTGCTGCAGCAACTGCCCATGGAGTTCGCCGTCGAAGCCCAGAAGCTCGTCGCGATCTCCCTCGAAGGATCTGTCGGTTAATTATGCTTTCGATCAACAATCTCCGCGCCTCGGTCGAGGACAAGGAAATCCTCAAGGGCCTGACGCTCGACGTTCCGGCGGGCGAAGTGCACGCCATCATGGGGCCGAACGGCGCGGGCAAGTCGACCCTGTCCTACGTGCTGTCCGGCCGTGGCGGCTATGAGGTGACCGACGGTTCGGCGAGCCTGAACGGCGAGGACCTGCTGGCCCTGGAGCCTGACGAGCGGGCGGCCAAGGGTGTGTTCCTGTCCTTCCAGTATCCGCTTGAAATACCTGGTGTTCCGGCTCTGACCTTCCTGCGCACGGCGCTCAACGCCCAGCGCAAGGCGCGCGACGAGGACGAGGTCGCGGCGCCGGCGTTCCTGAAGCTGGTGCGCGAGAAGGCCGCCGAGCTGAAGATCGATTTCGAGATGCTCAAGCGCTCGCTCAACGTCGGTTTCTCCGGCGGCGAGAAGAAGCGCATGGAGATCCTGCAGATGGCGATCCTGCAGCCCAAGCTGCTGATCCTGGACGAGACGGACTCCGGTCTCGACATCGACGCGCTGCGCATCGTCTCCGAAGGCGTGAACGCCATGCGCGCGCCCGACCGCGCCATGCTGGTCATCACCCACTACCAGCGCCTGCTGGACCACATCAAACCCGACCGGGTGCATGTGCTGTCGGCCGGCCGCATCGTCGCTTCCGGCGGCCCCGAGCTGGCCCTTCAGCTCGAGGCCGAGGGTTACGACAAGTACGCGAGCGCCGCGTGAGCGTCTCACAAGCCATAGCGGCCGGCGACGTCGCCCTGCTGCCGTCGCGGCGGGACGAGGACTGGCGCTGGACCGATCTGCGCGGTCTGATCCGCGCCATGCCGCCGGTCTCGCCGGCCAGCGACCGCCAGTTTGAAACCGGCGCCTTCGGCGACGGCGACGTTCTGCTGGTCAACGGCGTGGTCCGCGGCGACGTGAAGGCCCTGGTCGTTCCAGCGGGCGAGCGGCGGACCGTGCGCCTGCGCGTCATCGCCGACACCAGCCAGACCGCCCACGGCGCCGACCTGAGCATCTGGGTGGGCGAGGGCGGCGAGCTGACCCTGCTGGAGACCTACGAAGGTCTCGGCGAGGGTTATCTGACCGAGACACGCCTGAACCTCAGCGTCGAAGCCGGCGCGCGGCTTGAGCGGATCGTGCTGGCGGCCGACGCGGCTGACGCCGTGGCGGTGAGCACCGCCACCGTCGTTCTGGCCGAAGGCGCTCGTTTCGAGCAGACGACCCTGACCACCGGAGCCCGTCGCCAGCGCCTGGAGACCCGCATCGCCCACCCGGGCCACGGCGCGACCGTCCGCATGGACGGCGGCTACCTGCTGGACGGCCAGCGTCACGCCGACCTGACCACGGCGGTCGCTCACGAAGGTGTCGGCGGCGAAACCAGCCAACTGACCAAGGGCATTGTCCGCGACCAGGCGCGCGGCGTGTTCCAAGGCCGCATCGTGGTGGAGAAGGGCGCGGACAAGACTGACGCCCGCATGGGCCACCACGCCCTGATCCTTTCGGAAAAGGCCGAGATCGACGCCAAACCGGAGCTGCTGATCTTCGCCGACGATGTCTCCTGCGCGCACGGCAATACGGTCGGCGCCTTGGACGAGGACGCCCTGTTCTACGCCCGCCAGCGCGGCATCCCGGACGCCCAGGCCCGCGCCATGCTGGCCGAGGCCTTCGTCGGCGAGGTGGTCGACCGCATCGCCAACGACGAAGCCCGCGAAGTGGCCCGCCATTGGGTCGCCGCGCATCTGGGAGCCGTCTGATGTCCTTCGACGCCGAGGCGATCCGCGCCGAGTTCCCGATCCTGTCGCGCCAGGTCAACGGCAAGCCGCTGGTCTATCTGGACAGCGCCGCCAGCGCCCAGAAGCCGCGCGCCGTGATCGAGGCGATGACCCGGGCGATGGAGTATTCCTACGCCAACGTGCATCGCGGCCTGCACACCCTGGCCAACGAGACGACCGACGCCTACGAGGCGGCGCGGGCCAGCGTCACGCGCTTCATCAACGCCGAAAGCGCCGACAACATCGTCTTCACCAAGGGCGGGACCGAGGCGATCAACCTCGTGGCCTCTGGCCTTGGCGCGACCATCCAGGCCGGCGACGAGATCATCATCTCCCAGGCCGAGCACCACGCGAACATCGTGCCCTGGCACTTCCTGCGTGAACGGCAGGGTGCCGTGCTGCGCTGGATCCCGGTGCTGGACGACGGCACGCTGGACATGGAGGCCTACAAGGGCCTGCTGAACAGCAAGACCAAGGTCGTCGCCGTCGGCCATATGTCCAACGTCACGGGCGTGATCAATCCGGTGGCGGAGATCGTCCGCCTTGCCCGCGAGGCCGGCGCGGTCACGGTCATCGACGGTTGCCAGGGCGTGGTTCACCTGCCCGTGGACGTGCAGGCGATCGGCGCGGATTTCTACGCCTTTTCGGCGCACAAGCTCTATGGCCCCACGGGCATCGGCGCGCTTTACGGGCGCACCGAGGCGCTGGCGTCCCTGCGGCCCTACCAGGGCGGCGGCGAGATGATCGGCGTCGTGTCGATGGACCGCATCACCTACGCCGAGCCGCCGCATCGGTTCGAGGCCGGCACCCCGCCCATCATTGAGGCCATCGGCTTCGGCGCGGCGGTGGATTGGATGAGCCGGTTCGACCGGGCCGAGATCGCCGCCTACGAGCGCAGGCTGTACGACCGCGCGGTCGAGCGGCTGGCCGGCCACAACTGGCTGCGCATCATCGGCGGCGCCGAGGAGAAGGGGGCCATCATGGCCTTTACCGTCGAGGGCGCGCACGCCCATGACGTGGCCCAGATCCTCGACCGGCACGGCGTCGCCGTGCGCGCCGGCACCCACTGCGCCGAGCCTCTGATGGCCCGTTTCGGGGTCACTTCGAGCGCTCGCGCTTCCTTCGCCCTATATAACACCGAGGCCGAGGCCGACGTCTTCGTCGACGCCCTGGTCAAGGCCCACAGTTTGTTCGGTTAGACGACCCATGGACGACGCAGCACCCGCCACCACCGCCTTGCCCCAGGCTGAACTCGACCGGCTCACCGATCAGCTGATCGAGAAGCTGAAGACGGTGTTCGACCCGGAAATCCCGGTCGACATCTATGAACTCGGCCTGATCTACAAGGTCGACGTTTCCGACGACAAGGACGTCAAGATCGACATGACCCTGACCGCGCCGGGCTGCCCGGTGGCCGGCGAAATGCCGGGCTGGGTCCAGGACGCGGTGATGGAGATCCCGGGCCTGAAGTCGTGCCATGTCGAACTGGTGTTCGAGCCGCCGTGGGACCAGTCGCGCATGTCGGACGAAGCCAAACTCCAGCTGAACATGTTCTAAGGCCATGGAACTCGCAGCCCGCCCCCGTCGCCCCCGTCCCAAGGTCGTCACCCTGAGCGACCGCGCCGCCGCGCGCGTCCAGGAGATCATGGCCAAGGCCGAGAAGCCCTATGCGGGCCTGCGCGTCGGCGTGAAGAACGGCGGCTGCGCCGGCCAGGAATACATCTTCGAATACGCCGAGGATCGCGCCCCGCTGGACGAAGTGGTTGAGGACAAGGGCGTCACCATCCTGATCGACGCCAAGGCGGTGCTGTTCCTGGTGGGCACGGAGATCGACTACGAGACGACCAAGCTGTCGTCCAAGTTCGTCTTCCACAATCCGAACGAGACCGACGCCTGCGGTTGCGGCGAGAGCGTCACCATCATCCCGCAGTCCGTCGAAGAACAGGCATGACCGCCCCGTATTTCGGCTCCTGCCACTGCGGGGCCGTGAAGTTTCGCGTGGACGTCGAGCCGGACGAGCTGACCACCTGCGACTGCTCGATCTGCATCAAGAAGAACGCCCTGATGACCAAGGTGCATGAAAGCGCCCTGACCATCCTGGAGGGCGAGGACAAGCTGTCCCTGTACCAGTGGAACACCAAGCGGGCGCAGCATCGTTTCTGTTCGGTGTGCGGCATCTACACCTTCCATCGGAAGCGGTCGGCGCCGGATCACTACGGGATCAACATCTTCTGCCTGGACGACTTCGATCCCTCGACCCTGCCGGTGCGAGCCACCGAGGGGGAGAACATGACGGTCGAAAGCACCGATCCCCGCCCTGAGTGGCCCGGGCCGCGGGTGTGACCTCGATCCTCGTCTATTCGATGGGGGAGGTGATCGGCGACGGGCTGATCAAGCTGCCCTTCATCGCCGGTCTTCGGGCCGCCTTTCCCGACGCGCGGATCACCTGGGCCGCGGCCAAGGGCGACACGGTCTATGCCGGGCCGCTGAAGGCGGTGGTGCAGGGCTATATCGACGAGATTCTGACCGACGGCCCGACCGGCGATGCGCCAGGCGACATCCTGCCGTGGGTGAAGCCGTTCGGCGGCCGCAAGTTCGACCTGGTCATCGACACCCAGGAGAACCTGCGTCGCAGCCTCGTCGCCCGCCGGACCGGCCGCCGCTATGTGGGCAAGCCGTCGAAGGGCTGGCCCGAGGCGGTGACCGCGCGCCTGGGCGTCCTGCTGTCCATGGCCACGAACGGGCAGGGGGCGCCGCGCCCCATCACCCTGACCAATCCCGACGCCCTGGCCGCCGCCCAGATTCTGCTGCCCTTCGGCCCGACCTATGTGGGCTTCGCCCCCGGCGCCGGCGGGCAGGAGAAGCGCTGGCCGCTGGAGCGCTATCTGTCCCTGGCGATCCAGCAGCAGCAGGCCGGGCGGACCCCTGTCTTCTTCTTCGGCCCCGACGAGGCGACCGACGCCAAGGCCGCGCGCCTGGCCGTGCCCGACGCCCTGTTCCCGGAAGCCGACCGCAAGGACGTGTTGACCCATGTGAAGGGGCCGCTGCTGGTCATCGCCCTGGCGTCGCGCCTGGCCGCGGCCGTGGCCAACGACGCGGGCCCGGGGCACATGCTGGCGGCCGGCGGCGCGCCGCTGCTCAGCCTCCAGAAGGATCGCCGCAAGGCGGTGAAGTTCCGGCCCGCCGCCCGCGCGCTTGAAGTTCTGGTCGCCGAAGACTACGGGCAGGACATGGCCGCCTTGCCGCTCGACGCTGCGTCGGCGGCGCTTGAGGCGCTTCTGTCGAAAGGTTCCTGATGGCGATCATGGCCCCGATCTCGGCCGGCGAGCTGGTGGACAAGATCACCATCCTGCGCGTGAAGGCCGAGCGGATCGGCGACCCCGCCAAGGAGGCCAACGTCCGCAAGGAACTGGCCATGCTGGAGGCGATCGCGGCCCAGGCCCTGACGGATGCGTCGGCGCTGGCGGACCTGACCGCCCAGCTGCAGGCCGTGAACGCGGCGCTGTGGGACATCGAGGACGGCAAGCGCGACTGCGAGCGCCGTCAGGATTTCGGCCCGCAGTTCGTCAGTCTCGCTCGCTCGGTCTACATCGAGAACGACCGCCGGGCGGCCATCAAGCGGTCGATCAACGCCGCCGCCGGCTCCGACATCGTCGAAGAGAAGAGCTACAAGCCGTACCTCGCGGGATAGCAGACGGCGCTGGGATGCGCCCTATGCGTGTATCACCGTTCATCGAACGCTTCCCGGTCGCCCTTAACCCGTCGTTTGCCCTCTGGAGTTAAGTTGGAGGGAGAGGTCGTGCGCCCCGCGCCCGGCCGACGACGGTTCTTGAGGGAAGTGGCGAGATATGTCGGCTGAGGTTGAAGCCAAACTGCGCGGCCCCGAGGCCATCAAGCTCGCTCGCCGCGCCTTGGAGCTGATGGAATCCCATCACATCTGGCCGACGCCGCTCAACTACGAAGTCTGCATCAACTACGTGGCCGATCCGCAGAGCGATCTGGCCCGCGACTTCGAGGTCCTGCTGGCTTCGGGCGAGACGGTCACGGATATCGCCATCGAGACTCTGGCCAGCAAGCATCTGGCCAAGGCGCGCCTGAACGAACAGATCCGCGACGCTGGCGACCTGCTCGGCCGTGAACTGGAACTGGTCGCCAAGGCGATCAAGCAGGCCCGCCGTTCCACCGCCGCCTACGGCGAGACCCTTGAAGGGGCCAGCA contains the following coding sequences:
- a CDS encoding 50S ribosomal protein L11 methyltransferase — its product is MSQQAFQIIARGPRADAEAAADAIDANIALEGATYSILEEDEDRGIWRIDAFPTSDEEVEALKTQLAEFPTLKTTVDALADADWLAMALSGLPPVRAGRFFVYGVHDKGRTSPNNVNLRIEAGAAFGTGHHGTTVGCLQAYDALLKAKGFERVLDVGAGTGLLAIAAARTGTRVAVGTDIDKPSVRISKENAKLNRADARFVHASGLGHRLVRDSAPYDLVFANILARPLVSLAQDIKGALKPGGTVILSGLLRTQERFVKAAYLSRGFKVRRRIHRDAWATLVMQRA
- a CDS encoding alpha/beta hydrolase is translated as MPGVTLTGAAGRIEGQYSPGKAENAPIALILSPHPKAGGHMNHPVAVQLYHLFMKRGFSTLRFNFRGVGRSQGEFDSGIGELADAATALDWLQANNPAASQTWVAGYSFGAYIGMQLLMRRPETDGFISVSPPTNMYDFSFLAPCPASGLILHGGSDTVVPPVEVERVVSKLRTQKGIVIDHEVVDGASHFWAENLPDVEKSVSNYLDKRLAENPA
- a CDS encoding Rrf2 family transcriptional regulator, translating into MRLSTKGRYAVMAMTDLAGRQGLPDDTRAISLAEIAASQEISLSYLEQLFARLRRHGLVKSARGPGGGYRLARTAADTRISEIILAVDEPLRATRCGGRGGPKGCMSKGARCVTHDLWEEMGRQIHDYLASVTLADVLDGKLRREVMVAA
- a CDS encoding cysteine desulfurase family protein, translated to MTYLDYNATAKVRPEAAAAVARALEVGGNPSSVHAGGRAARAAVEDARASVAALVGVVPGSVTFVSGGTEANALAIESAKAAKVERIIISAGEHDAVVENARHSGLPVEVLPIDANGVADLAWLAAELVKPGKAMVCLMLANNETGVIQPVADASVLMRAADGWLHVDAVQAAGKIAIDFTALGADTMALSSHKIGGPQGIGALVAGTRAVLARRLHGGGQERGRRGGTENVPGIAGFGAAAAVAVTEIDAFEAQAAWRDACAARVKAAGAVVLGEGAARLPQTLCFAGEGFSSELQVMTLDLSGVMVSAGAACSSGKVKASRVVEAMGRDDLAPYAIRVSGGWATTEEDWIKCGDAWLQAWERFGARRREVA
- the sufB gene encoding Fe-S cluster assembly protein SufB; this translates as MVAVKQTVEHVESLEAYKHGFITDIDQEFAPKGLNADIVRFISAKKDEPEWMLQWRLEAFERWLAMEEPTWAKVNFPRIDYQDAYYYAAPKTKDGPKSLDEVDPELLATYAKLGIPLKEQEVLAGVQGAPKYAVDAVFDSVSVVTTFKKELAAVGVIFCSMSEAIREHPELVKKYLGSVVPTSDNYFACLNSAVFSDGSFVYVPPGVRCPMELSTYFRINAAESGQFERTLIIVDKGAYVSYLEGCTAPMRDENQLHAAVVELVALEDAEIKYSTVQNWYPGDPKTGKGGIYNFVTKRADCRGDRSKVSWTQVETGSAVTWKYPSCVLRGNDSSGEFYSIAVTNGFQQADTGTKMIHLGANTKSRIISKGISAGKSSNTYRGLVSAHPKAKGARNFTQCDSLLIGKDCAAHTVPYVEARNGQTVFEHEATTTRLSEDQLFYVMQRGLNQEEAVALLVNGFVKDVLQQLPMEFAVEAQKLVAISLEGSVG
- the sufC gene encoding Fe-S cluster assembly ATPase SufC, with the protein product MLSINNLRASVEDKEILKGLTLDVPAGEVHAIMGPNGAGKSTLSYVLSGRGGYEVTDGSASLNGEDLLALEPDERAAKGVFLSFQYPLEIPGVPALTFLRTALNAQRKARDEDEVAAPAFLKLVREKAAELKIDFEMLKRSLNVGFSGGEKKRMEILQMAILQPKLLILDETDSGLDIDALRIVSEGVNAMRAPDRAMLVITHYQRLLDHIKPDRVHVLSAGRIVASGGPELALQLEAEGYDKYASAA
- the sufD gene encoding Fe-S cluster assembly protein SufD, with amino-acid sequence MSVSQAIAAGDVALLPSRRDEDWRWTDLRGLIRAMPPVSPASDRQFETGAFGDGDVLLVNGVVRGDVKALVVPAGERRTVRLRVIADTSQTAHGADLSIWVGEGGELTLLETYEGLGEGYLTETRLNLSVEAGARLERIVLAADAADAVAVSTATVVLAEGARFEQTTLTTGARRQRLETRIAHPGHGATVRMDGGYLLDGQRHADLTTAVAHEGVGGETSQLTKGIVRDQARGVFQGRIVVEKGADKTDARMGHHALILSEKAEIDAKPELLIFADDVSCAHGNTVGALDEDALFYARQRGIPDAQARAMLAEAFVGEVVDRIANDEAREVARHWVAAHLGAV
- a CDS encoding aminotransferase class V-fold PLP-dependent enzyme: MSFDAEAIRAEFPILSRQVNGKPLVYLDSAASAQKPRAVIEAMTRAMEYSYANVHRGLHTLANETTDAYEAARASVTRFINAESADNIVFTKGGTEAINLVASGLGATIQAGDEIIISQAEHHANIVPWHFLRERQGAVLRWIPVLDDGTLDMEAYKGLLNSKTKVVAVGHMSNVTGVINPVAEIVRLAREAGAVTVIDGCQGVVHLPVDVQAIGADFYAFSAHKLYGPTGIGALYGRTEALASLRPYQGGGEMIGVVSMDRITYAEPPHRFEAGTPPIIEAIGFGAAVDWMSRFDRAEIAAYERRLYDRAVERLAGHNWLRIIGGAEEKGAIMAFTVEGAHAHDVAQILDRHGVAVRAGTHCAEPLMARFGVTSSARASFALYNTEAEADVFVDALVKAHSLFG
- a CDS encoding SUF system Fe-S cluster assembly protein — its product is MDDAAPATTALPQAELDRLTDQLIEKLKTVFDPEIPVDIYELGLIYKVDVSDDKDVKIDMTLTAPGCPVAGEMPGWVQDAVMEIPGLKSCHVELVFEPPWDQSRMSDEAKLQLNMF
- a CDS encoding HesB/IscA family protein, whose product is MELAARPRRPRPKVVTLSDRAAARVQEIMAKAEKPYAGLRVGVKNGGCAGQEYIFEYAEDRAPLDEVVEDKGVTILIDAKAVLFLVGTEIDYETTKLSSKFVFHNPNETDACGCGESVTIIPQSVEEQA
- a CDS encoding GFA family protein; this encodes MTAPYFGSCHCGAVKFRVDVEPDELTTCDCSICIKKNALMTKVHESALTILEGEDKLSLYQWNTKRAQHRFCSVCGIYTFHRKRSAPDHYGINIFCLDDFDPSTLPVRATEGENMTVESTDPRPEWPGPRV
- a CDS encoding glycosyltransferase family 9 protein, with the protein product MGEVIGDGLIKLPFIAGLRAAFPDARITWAAAKGDTVYAGPLKAVVQGYIDEILTDGPTGDAPGDILPWVKPFGGRKFDLVIDTQENLRRSLVARRTGRRYVGKPSKGWPEAVTARLGVLLSMATNGQGAPRPITLTNPDALAAAQILLPFGPTYVGFAPGAGGQEKRWPLERYLSLAIQQQQAGRTPVFFFGPDEATDAKAARLAVPDALFPEADRKDVLTHVKGPLLVIALASRLAAAVANDAGPGHMLAAGGAPLLSLQKDRRKAVKFRPAARALEVLVAEDYGQDMAALPLDAASAALEALLSKGS
- a CDS encoding DUF6165 family protein codes for the protein MAIMAPISAGELVDKITILRVKAERIGDPAKEANVRKELAMLEAIAAQALTDASALADLTAQLQAVNAALWDIEDGKRDCERRQDFGPQFVSLARSVYIENDRRAAIKRSINAAAGSDIVEEKSYKPYLAG